A window of the Bacillus sp. FJAT-52991 genome harbors these coding sequences:
- a CDS encoding group-specific protein: MQIDKHEIEHQFKEEMKKRLDEIENRTVFWDMKELRRQTCMSEPFIKEHFFFDPRFQKFRVGRKWLFPARQTEEFLLTWLHEQSTHY, from the coding sequence ATGCAAATTGATAAACACGAAATCGAACATCAATTCAAAGAAGAAATGAAAAAGCGCCTTGATGAAATCGAAAACAGGACAGTCTTTTGGGACATGAAAGAGCTGCGTAGACAAACTTGCATGAGCGAGCCTTTCATCAAAGAACACTTCTTCTTTGATCCACGTTTTCAAAAATTTAGAGTTGGTCGAAAGTGGCTGTTCCCAGCGCGTCAAACAGAAGAGTTTCTTCTGACATGGCTACATGAACAGTCCACACATTACTAG